A stretch of the Caldisericum sp. genome encodes the following:
- a CDS encoding helix-turn-helix domain-containing protein gives MEQVERMYSVNEVAEILHVSFRTIYRLMKVGKIQAVRVGRQWRIPKSEIEKYIKLEFKDA, from the coding sequence ATGGAGCAAGTAGAAAGAATGTATAGCGTAAATGAGGTTGCAGAAATACTACATGTAAGTTTTAGAACAATTTACAGACTTATGAAGGTTGGAAAAATCCAGGCTGTACGAGTTGGCAGGCAGTGGAGAATCCCGAAAAGCGAAATAGAGAAATACATAAAATTGGAGTTTAAAGATGCGTAG